The nucleotide sequence GTCACCGGATCACGAAGTACCTCAAGCGTTTCCGCGTATGTCGCGACCGACCAGAACCCTTCGCCGTCGGGAGTGTTGTCGGTGGGCGCGTGCCAGTACACCGGCGCCTCCCGCCGGTGCGCCGCGAACAACTCGTGCGGAAATCCGTTGGCGAAGTTGTCCAGATCGGTGAAGTCGATGTCCGAAAGCGCGCCGGCTTCAAAACGTAGTTGGCTCATAGGATCGCGCCCGGGGTGTATTTGGCCGCCTCGGGATAACGCCCGACCAGTTCGTCGACCTGGGCAACCACCTGGTCGACCTGATCGCCGGCGGCACCGGTGAACGCCTGCTTGTCGGCCAGCGCGGCGTCCAGCTCCGCGGCGTCCAGCGGCAGCCGCGGATCGTCGGCGAGGCGCTGCAGCAGGTCGGGTTCGGCACCGCGTTCCCGCATGTCCAGCGCCGTGGCGACGGCATGCTCCCGGATGACGTGGTGCGCGGCCTCGCGCCCCATGCCGGCGCGCACCGCCGCGATCAACACCTTGGTGGTGGCCAGGAAGGGCAGATAGCGGTCCAACTCGCGGCCGATCACCGCCGGGTAGGCACCGAACTCCTCGAGCACCGTCAAAAACGTCTCGATCTGCCCGTCGATGGCAAAGAAGCTGTCCGGCAACGCAACCCGGCGCACCACGGAGCAGAAGACGTCACCCTCGTTCCACTGCGCGCCGGCCAATTCGGCCGTCATCGAGGCGTATCCACGCAGCACCACCTGCAGCCCGTTGACGCGTTCGCAACTGCGGGTGTTCATCTTGTGCGGCATCGCCGACGAGCCGACTTGCCCCGGCGCAAAGCCCTCGGTGACGAGCTCGTGCCCGGCCATCAACCGGATGGTGTGCGCCATCGAGGATGGCCCGGCGCCCAGCTGCACCAGCGCGGAGACCACATCGTGGTCCAGCGAACGCGGATACACCTGCCCGACACTGGTGAAAACCGTTGCGAAACCCAGGAAGTCGGCGATGCGGCGCTCGAGTTGGGCGAGCTTACCCGTGTCGCCGTCGAGCAGGTCGAGCATGTCCTGCGCGGTGCCCATCGGTCCCTTGATGCCGCGCAGCGGGTAGCGATCGATCAGCTCCCGCAGCCGGGTCAGCGCGATCAGCGTCTCCTGCGCCGCGGAGGCGAAGCGCTTGCCCAATGTGGTGGCTTGGGCGGCGACATTGTGACTGCGCCCGGCCATCACCAGGTCGCGATAGGCCACCGCCCGCTCGGCGAGCCGCGCCACCACCGCAACCCCGTGTGCAAACACCAATTCCAGCGATCGCCGGATCTGTAGCTGCTCCACGTTTTCGGTCAGGTCGCGGCTAGTCATTCCCTTGTGCACGTGCTGGTGGCCGGCCAGCGCGTTGAATTCCTCGATGCGGGCCTTGACGTCGTGGCGCAGCGACCGTTCGCGGGCCGCGATGGAGGCCAGGTCGACATCGCCGAGCACTCGCTCGTAGTCGGCGATCGCCTCTTCGGGAACGGGCACACCCAATTCGGCCTGTGCCCGCAGCACGGCGAGCCACAACCGCCGTTCGGCGACGATCTTGGCCTCCGGCGCCCAGATCCCGACCATGTCCGCGCTGGCGTAGCGATTGGCCAACACGTTCGGGATGCTCACAGACACACAGCTTACGGTTTCCTCGTTGATTCCCCGTTGATTCCTTGTCGTCGCGGAGGCGATCCAACGGCTCAGCAGTCACTTGCGTCTCTCGGCGGGGAGATAATGCCTTCTCAATCTTGATGGCGCATGCGATATCAATCCACCGGCCTAACCTGAGTCGGTGTACTTCGTCGGCGTCGACCTCGCCTGGGGTGTGCGCAATCCGACCGGTGTCGCGGTCGTCGACGCAGACGGCCGTTTGGGTCATGTCGGCGCCTTCCACGAAGACGGCGAGGTGCTCGCCGCCATGCGGCCATACGTACAGGACGCCTGCCTGGTCGCCTTCGATGCACCGTTGGTGGTGACCAACCGCACCGGCCAGCGACCCGCCGAGACGGCATTCAACCGCGACTTCCGCAGGTTCGAAGCCGGTGCGCACCCGGTCAACACGGGAAAACCCGAGTTCGCAAACGGTTCGCGGGCCGGGCGGTTGGCCCGCGCACTGGGGCTCGAGACGGACCCGCGGGCCACCGCGACGCGGCGCGCCATCGAGGTCTACCCCCATTCGGCGACGGTGGCGCTGTTCCGCTTGCCGCGCACGCTGAAGTACAAGGCCAAGCCCGGCCGCGACCTCGACCAGCTCAAATCCGAGCTGCTGCGGCTGATGGACGGCGTCGAGGGGCTGGCACACGCCCCGGTGCCGCTGCGGGTCGCCGGTCCGGAGTGGGCCGGGCTGCGCCGGCAGGTGCTGACCGCGCGGCGCAAGTGCGACCTGCGCCGCGTTGAGGATCCGATCGACGCCGTCGTCTGCGCCTACGTCGCCCTGTATGCCGTGCGCCGCCCGGACGACGTGACGATCTACGGAGACTCCGCCACCGGGTGCATCGTGACGCCGGCGCTGCCCGCCGATCTGGTGGCGTCGGTCAGATCCGCACCGGCCGCTGGTCGATCGGTGCGAGCACGTCGATCAAATCCACGACCGTCGAAAGCGCTGCCGTGAGGGGATCGCGCCCTTCGACCAGCGCGGAAACCACCGAACCGTCGACCGCACAGATCAGCGTGCACACCAGCTCGATGTGCACGGATCGGCCCGATTTCTCGATGGCTTCGGCGACGGCCTCGGCGCGCTGCCGCAGGCTGCGCCGCATGGTTTCTTGCAACGCGGGCAGCCGAGTACAGGCGATGTGACGCTCGTATCGCGATATCAGCTGTTCGGCCAGCCCCGGACCCGACACGTCCCCCACCAGCAAGTCGACCAGCATTTCCGCGGTGGTCTCGGGGCCCCGTCGCCGTCGAGACAGCGCGGTGACCCGCGCCCGTAGCTGAGCGATCTCGATCATCCCGATGTGCTCGACGGCCCGCGCGATCAAATCGTCGAGCGATGAGAAGTAGTACGTGGTTGATGCCAATGGCAGACCGGCGCGCCGGGCGACCGCCCGGTGACGCACCGCTTCGAATCCGCCCTCGCCGAGCAGCTCGGCGGCTGCGCTCACCAACGCATACCGTCGACGTTCTCCCTTGGGAGTAACTGCTGCAGTCACGGTTGATCATGCTGCCAGGCAAAGTGGTACTGCGATGCCATTTTCGCCAAACGCACATGGCATGATGGCCCGATGCCCGACTTTAGCCGTCGCGCAATGCTTCGCCTGGGTGCCGGCGTGGCCCTCGGCGCGACCGGCGGATACGCGTTCGACATGCTGATTCAGCCCCGCCAGTCGCAGGCCGTACCACTATCTGCGCCCGGGACACCGGCTCCGTTGGCACCACCGGCGCCGCTGGAACCCAACCCCCCTGCTGGTCCCGCGCCGACCATGACGACGGGCGCTTTCGCGTCGGCGGCGCGTGGCGGGATAACGACCAACTGGGCGATCGCGCGCCCGCCGGGCCAAATCAAGCCGCTGCGCCCGGTAATCGCGCTGCACGGAAAGGGCAGTGACGCGGCCACCGTGATGGCAGGCGGCGTCGAGCAGGGCCTGGCGCAGGCCGTCAACGCCGGATTGCCGCCGTTCGCGGTGGTCGCCGTCGACGGTGGCGGCAGCTACTGGCACAAGCGGGCATCAGGCGAGGATTCCGGTGCCATGGTGCTGAACGAACTGATCCCCATGCTGGACAAGCAGAACCTGGACACTTCGCGGATCGCGTTTTTGGGCTGGTCGATGGGCGGCTACGGGGCACTGCTGCTCGGCGGCCGGTTGGGGCCGGCCCGCACCGCGGCGATCTGCGCCGTGAGCCCGGCGCTGTGGCTGTCTTCCGGGGCCGCCGCGCCCGGCGCATTCGACGGGCCCGACGACTTCGCGGCCAACTCCGTATTCGGAATGCCGGCGCTGGCGTCCATCCCGATCCGGGTGGACTGCGGCGACAGCGATCCGTTCTACGACGCGACAAAGCAATTCATCGCTCAACTACCCAATCCGCCCGCGGGCGGCTTCTCCCCCGGCGGACACAACCCGGGATTCTGGAGCGCGCAACTGCCGGCCGAATTGACCTGGATGGCGCCGCTGCTGACCGCGTGAGTGATTGGCGCGTCGAGCGGAACCGCACTGCGAAAAAATTCGCCTGATTTCGCAGTGGCGTTACGCTCGCGAGAGTGAGTACGCCGTTCGATTGGAACTTTCGGTACGCCTGGCCGCGCAAACCCGTGTTGGCGGCCAACGTCGTGTGCACCTCGCAACCGCTTGCCGCCCAAGCGGGTCTGCGGATGCTCGCCGAAGGCGGGAGCGCCGTCGACGCGGCCATCGCCACCGCCGTCACGTTGACCTTGGTGGAACCGGTGTCCAACGGCATCGGCTCGGACGCCTTCGCCATCGTCTGGGACGGCCGAGAATTGCACGGCCTCAACGCGTCTGGCCGCTCGCCGGCCGCGTGGACACCAGAGTACTTCGGCGGCAGGGAAGTTCCCGCGCTCGGCTGGAACGCGGTGACTGTGCCCGGGGCGGTGTCGGCGTGGGTCGAATTGCACGCCAAGTTCGGCAAGCTCCCTTTTGCGCGGCTCTTCGAGCCCGCAATTTCCTATGGCCGCAAGGGCTTCCTGGTCTCGCCCACGGTCGCCGAGCAGTGGGCGGCGCAGGTGCCACTGTTCAAGGATCAGCCCGGCTTCGCCGAGGCGTTCATGCCCGGCGGCCGAGCGCCGAAACCGGGCGAATTGTTCGTTCTTCCCGATCACGCGGCCACCCTCGAGAAGATTGCGACGACCAACGGCAACGCGTTTTACCGCGGCGAATTGGCGGCCATGCTCGAGGAACACGCGACTGCCAACGGCGGGGCCATGCGTGCCGGCGATCTGGCCGCCCATCGCGCCGACTGGGTCGGCACCATCAGCCGAACCTACCGCGGCTACACCATCCACGAAATACCACCCAACGGCCAAGGGATCGTGGCCCTGATCGCCCTGGGAATCCTGGAACACTTCGATATGTCCGCGCTGCCAGCCGATTCCGCCGACAGCGTGCATCTACAGATCGAAGCCCTCAAGCTCGCCTTCGCCGACGCGCGAGCCTACGTGGCCGACATCGATCACATGGCGCTGCGACCAGAACACCTGCTGGACGACGAATATCTCACGTACCGCGCGAAGCTGATCGACCCGAACCGGGCAAAGCCGGCCACCGCCGGAACCCCCACGGGGGGCACCGTGTACCTCACCGCCGCCGACGCTTCCGGGATGATGGTGTCGATGATCCAGTCGAACTACATGGGATTCGGGTCGGGCGTGGTGGTCGGCGGCACCGGCATCTCGTTGCAGAACCGGGGCGCGGATTTCACGGTGACGCAAAGGCATCCGAACCAGGTCGGGCCCAACAAGCGGCCCTACCACACGATCATTCCGAGCTTTGTCACCAAGGACGGAGCGCCGGTTATGAGCTTCGGCGTGATGGGTGGCACCATGCAACCCCAGGGGCATGTCCAGGTGCTCGCGCGCATCGCCGATCACGGCCAGAATCCACAATCAGCATGTGACGGCCCGCGATTCCGGTGGGTGGACGGCCTGCAGGTCAGCTGCGAGAGGGGTTTCCCGTCATCGACGCTCGACGAACTCCGGCGCCGCGGTCACGACTTGGTGGCCGTGGACGACTACAACCAGTTCGGCAGCTGCCAGGCGATTTGGCGACTTGACGGCGGGTACCTCGCGGCGAGCGATCCGCGTCGCGACGGGCAGGCGGCGGGTTTTTAAAGGCTGATCTTTCCCTCGGCCGCCACCAAGCCGATATCGCTGCGGAAATGGCTGCCTGGCAATTTAATTGAACGCAAGATTTCGTAGACCTGCGCGCGTGCCGCGGGTAGGTCGGCGCCGGTGCCTACCACGGACAGCACCCGTCCGCCCGACGAGACGACCGAGCCGTCGTCGCGGCGGGCCGTCCCCGCGTGCAGCACGCCCTCGGCTTCGGAGCCGACGACGACGTCCCCGACGCGGGGGCGGCCCGGATAGTTCTCGGCCGCCAGCACCACGGTCACCGCGGCGCCGTCGCTCCAGCGCAACTCGCCGGAGTCGGCAATGAAGTCGGCCAGCGTGCCGGTGGCCGCGGCATGCAGTAACTGACCCAACGGCGACTCCAGCAGGGCCAGCACGGCCTGCGTCTCCGGATCGCCGAAGCGACAGTTGAATTCGACCACCGCCGGCCCCTTCGAGGTGATGGCGAGACCCACATAGAGCAACCCGCTGAAGGGGCTGCCCCGCCGAACCATTTCGGCCGCAACGGGTTCGGCCACCTGGGTCACGATCTGTCGGTAGACGTCGTCGGAGAGCCACGGCAGCGGTGCGTAAGCGCCCATGCCGCCGGTGTTGGGTCCGGTGTCGCCCTCGCCGACCCGCTTGAAGTCCTGAGCCGGCAACAGCGGCACCACGGTTTCGCCGTCGACGACACAGAACAGCGACACCTCGGGCCCGTCCAGGAAGGATTCCAGCAGCACCGGGTGCCCGGATTCGAGCAGACCGGCGGCGTGGGCCCGCGCGACGTCACGGTCGGCCGTCACCACCACGCCCTTGCCGGCGGCGAGTTGATCGTCTTTCACCACCCATGCCGGGTCGCCGGCGGGCGGCCCGAAACGCTCCAGGGCGGCATCCAAATTCGCTGGGTTGTCGATGATTTCGCTTGCGGCGGTACGCACGCCGGCGGCCGCCATGACCTCCTTGGCGAACGCCTTGGAACCCTCGATCTGCGCGGCGTCTTTGCTCGGCCCGAAACAGGCGATGCCGGCGGCGCGCACCGCGTCGGCCACCCCGAGCACCAGCGGCACCTCGGGACCGATGACCACCAGGTCGGCCCGAACCTCGCGGGCCAGGGCGACGACCGCGTCGCCGGAGGTGATGTCGACGTCGTGCTGCTCGGCGACCCGGGCCGTGCCCGCATTGCCGGGAGCGACGATGAGCCCCGTGACCTGCGGGTCTCTGCCAAGCGCCAGCAGCAGGGCGTGTTCACGGGCTCCGGAACCGATCACCAGGACGCGCACGACGGTCACTTTAGCGGGCCGGAGCGCCGCCGCACCTTACGGACGGCGCGCGGTCGGCACGCCTAGTCGGCGGACTTGCCCGCGTTCATCCTGATCGCGGCTTCGACGTTGGCCTTCTTGTCCTCGCCCTCGCCCTTGGCCGCGGCCTTCTTGCGCTTTGCCACGACGGCGCCGACCGCGCCGTTGAGGACAGAACCCAGCGGGAAGCCGAGGTAGTGCGTGAGGAAGATGGCCATCTCCTTCAGTTCGTCCTCGGTGAGTTCCCCGTTGAGCAGGGCCGCGTTGATCTGAATCTCGGCCAGGTCGCGGTTGCCGACCGCGGTCACCGCCGTCAGCGTCATGATCCGCTTGTCGCGCATCGATAAGCCCGGGCGGTTCCAGATGTCGCCGAACAGGTGGTCGACGGTGAGGTCGAAGTACGCGTCGCCCTCGATGTTGGGCATCTCCCAGCCGTAGACCTCGTTCATCTTCTGCA is from Mycobacterium conspicuum and encodes:
- a CDS encoding carboxymuconolactone decarboxylase family protein, with product MSNDELRRKGLQKMNEVYGWEMPNIEGDAYFDLTVDHLFGDIWNRPGLSMRDKRIMTLTAVTAVGNRDLAEIQINAALLNGELTEDELKEMAIFLTHYLGFPLGSVLNGAVGAVVAKRKKAAAKGEGEDKKANVEAAIRMNAGKSAD
- the purB gene encoding adenylosuccinate lyase, encoding MSIPNVLANRYASADMVGIWAPEAKIVAERRLWLAVLRAQAELGVPVPEEAIADYERVLGDVDLASIAARERSLRHDVKARIEEFNALAGHQHVHKGMTSRDLTENVEQLQIRRSLELVFAHGVAVVARLAERAVAYRDLVMAGRSHNVAAQATTLGKRFASAAQETLIALTRLRELIDRYPLRGIKGPMGTAQDMLDLLDGDTGKLAQLERRIADFLGFATVFTSVGQVYPRSLDHDVVSALVQLGAGPSSMAHTIRLMAGHELVTEGFAPGQVGSSAMPHKMNTRSCERVNGLQVVLRGYASMTAELAGAQWNEGDVFCSVVRRVALPDSFFAIDGQIETFLTVLEEFGAYPAVIGRELDRYLPFLATTKVLIAAVRAGMGREAAHHVIREHAVATALDMRERGAEPDLLQRLADDPRLPLDAAELDAALADKQAFTGAAGDQVDQVVAQVDELVGRYPEAAKYTPGAIL
- a CDS encoding gamma-glutamyltransferase family protein, with protein sequence MSTPFDWNFRYAWPRKPVLAANVVCTSQPLAAQAGLRMLAEGGSAVDAAIATAVTLTLVEPVSNGIGSDAFAIVWDGRELHGLNASGRSPAAWTPEYFGGREVPALGWNAVTVPGAVSAWVELHAKFGKLPFARLFEPAISYGRKGFLVSPTVAEQWAAQVPLFKDQPGFAEAFMPGGRAPKPGELFVLPDHAATLEKIATTNGNAFYRGELAAMLEEHATANGGAMRAGDLAAHRADWVGTISRTYRGYTIHEIPPNGQGIVALIALGILEHFDMSALPADSADSVHLQIEALKLAFADARAYVADIDHMALRPEHLLDDEYLTYRAKLIDPNRAKPATAGTPTGGTVYLTAADASGMMVSMIQSNYMGFGSGVVVGGTGISLQNRGADFTVTQRHPNQVGPNKRPYHTIIPSFVTKDGAPVMSFGVMGGTMQPQGHVQVLARIADHGQNPQSACDGPRFRWVDGLQVSCERGFPSSTLDELRRRGHDLVAVDDYNQFGSCQAIWRLDGGYLAASDPRRDGQAAGF
- a CDS encoding DUF429 domain-containing protein; protein product: MYFVGVDLAWGVRNPTGVAVVDADGRLGHVGAFHEDGEVLAAMRPYVQDACLVAFDAPLVVTNRTGQRPAETAFNRDFRRFEAGAHPVNTGKPEFANGSRAGRLARALGLETDPRATATRRAIEVYPHSATVALFRLPRTLKYKAKPGRDLDQLKSELLRLMDGVEGLAHAPVPLRVAGPEWAGLRRQVLTARRKCDLRRVEDPIDAVVCAYVALYAVRRPDDVTIYGDSATGCIVTPALPADLVASVRSAPAAGRSVRARRSNPRPSKALP
- a CDS encoding alpha/beta hydrolase-fold protein; amino-acid sequence: MPDFSRRAMLRLGAGVALGATGGYAFDMLIQPRQSQAVPLSAPGTPAPLAPPAPLEPNPPAGPAPTMTTGAFASAARGGITTNWAIARPPGQIKPLRPVIALHGKGSDAATVMAGGVEQGLAQAVNAGLPPFAVVAVDGGGSYWHKRASGEDSGAMVLNELIPMLDKQNLDTSRIAFLGWSMGGYGALLLGGRLGPARTAAICAVSPALWLSSGAAAPGAFDGPDDFAANSVFGMPALASIPIRVDCGDSDPFYDATKQFIAQLPNPPAGGFSPGGHNPGFWSAQLPAELTWMAPLLTA
- a CDS encoding TetR/AcrR family transcriptional regulator; translation: MTAAVTPKGERRRYALVSAAAELLGEGGFEAVRHRAVARRAGLPLASTTYYFSSLDDLIARAVEHIGMIEIAQLRARVTALSRRRRGPETTAEMLVDLLVGDVSGPGLAEQLISRYERHIACTRLPALQETMRRSLRQRAEAVAEAIEKSGRSVHIELVCTLICAVDGSVVSALVEGRDPLTAALSTVVDLIDVLAPIDQRPVRI
- the purD gene encoding phosphoribosylamine--glycine ligase, producing MRVLVIGSGAREHALLLALGRDPQVTGLIVAPGNAGTARVAEQHDVDITSGDAVVALAREVRADLVVIGPEVPLVLGVADAVRAAGIACFGPSKDAAQIEGSKAFAKEVMAAAGVRTAASEIIDNPANLDAALERFGPPAGDPAWVVKDDQLAAGKGVVVTADRDVARAHAAGLLESGHPVLLESFLDGPEVSLFCVVDGETVVPLLPAQDFKRVGEGDTGPNTGGMGAYAPLPWLSDDVYRQIVTQVAEPVAAEMVRRGSPFSGLLYVGLAITSKGPAVVEFNCRFGDPETQAVLALLESPLGQLLHAAATGTLADFIADSGELRWSDGAAVTVVLAAENYPGRPRVGDVVVGSEAEGVLHAGTARRDDGSVVSSGGRVLSVVGTGADLPAARAQVYEILRSIKLPGSHFRSDIGLVAAEGKISL